The genomic stretch TTGGAATAATTTGATCTCCCCTATATATTTTTACATAAGTTTGTGAAAGTAAGTTTTTGTTATTCTTAGTTTTAATAAACGAAATTCTTATATTATTTTAACCGTTTTTGTTGTTCTCTATTattaaaatcaaattttgatCTTGTTTTAATAACTTATTAATTATACATATTTGATAAATATTTTATCATAAATGTGCATCGTGGTTCATATTCATCTATATATAAGCgcattaatttattaattaaaaaaaataaaattggaggaaaattattatttttttgcCTAAATAACATTTAAGCTATTATCTCAAAAAAAAAATAGGTACTTCAATAAAATTCtttcttttaaattttataaGTTTTTAGTTTTTTTCCTTCAAATAGTCATAGTTAGAATTTACTTTTTTAAATATAAACATCAGAGTCGTGCATGTGAAGTTTCTCACAGTTAACAATTGAACTTCCTTAACGAGAAACAATTTAACTTCTACCTATAAAAGAAAATCTAGTTAAGccaaatatttttctttttcctCAATGTTTTCCAACATATTTTGGTATAATATattgagtttattataaattgGTTAGTTTAGATTTTTACTCTAAACTCATATTAATTGTTTTTGTACTATAAGTTTGTGAAAGGTAACAAAAAAATTATAAACTCATTAGTATATTACAAACTTTATACACAAAGTATTTATGTAACCATCTCTTAAGTAATATAATATCACTTGGATACAACTCGATCCGTAACACCCAATCCAATCCCAGGTTTAAAAGATAATGCAACACATTTATAGGTGGTAGCCCTCAAAACCAATAAAAAAAGTCAAAAAAGAAGTTTAAATTAGTTCTTAAAATCATTAATGGCTAGTATCAATTTCGACTGAAAGAGAAAAAAAacacatttaatttgattaagGTTCATTAACAAGAACATGAAAAGGTGAAGTTTCCATTCCAAACATTACATTTTCATGGAAACACATCATCATGCGGTAGTACTAAACAAAATATAGATTCTGTTCCTCTACATGTTGTTCATGTCCGAGACATAACTGCCCCAACAACACCAGCAATGAGAGCCGTAGGATCACCCAAAACCGCTGAAATCACAATCTGCACTGCAAACCCCGCAATCTCACAGCACTTTTTCACCTTCTTCCCTTTACTTCCTCTACTATGTGCAGCAGCATGCATTGTATTCTCCAAACTAGGAATATCTCTATCAACTTTCCTACCATGTCCCATATACAATTGCTGCCAATTCTCCACCAACATTTCCCTCACACATGCAACATGCAAATTATAACTCTTACAATTCGATCTATAACTCCAGCTTCGTCCTTTTCTTCCGCAACGGTGACACGGCGAACTCACTTTCCTGTAAAGGTAAAGTTTCGTTTCCCCGTCGTTGAGTACCATTGGCAGCTTCGCGCAACACGGGTGGAGGTCGAACCCGCATGACTTGCAGTGGTATACGAAGCCGTTAATGTCCTTCTCGCACGCGTTGCAGTAACGAGCTGTGTTTCCTGGTGGGGTTGACATGAATTGAAAGGTGCATTTTGTGTAGAATGGATGGTAGAGAGATGTGGAAGGTATTGCACAGTGTGTGTGAAGATCGTAGTCGCAAATGCTGCATTTGTAACGCGAACCGATGCCTATTTCTTTGCAGCCATCGCATTTGAAAGGGATATCGTTGTGTTCGAATCTTAGTTTGTGTTGTGGGTGGCTGAAATGGGTTATCTCTGTGTATTTCATTGTTGTGTTTCTTCTTCTGTTTGTGTATGTCACATTGGCATGTTAGAGGGTAACTGTGTTATGTATTTATATGGATGGATCGTGGATGAAACGGGGTGTGATTTGGGTTTGTGATAATTGAAGGGTAATTAGGTGATATTGTGCAACCAAATTTGGTATTCTAAATGGCTTATGGTTGAAGAGATTGGAAGGGAATTATGCCTTATGAAGATGTGGTGGTGATGGTTGTAAATAATGAGTCATGGGAATCTCCATGTCAACAGAAGGTAAAGAGCAAGACACAGGGAATATTGAATCATACCCCACTAGAGAATATTATGCACAATTACTTATACGTTTGTTCCAACATGTTGACTGCTATATCTTGTCTTCAAATTTTCAATTTTTACATGAAATGGAGAATTGGTTTATGAATATCATTTAGAATAAGCAAAATACTATGCAATGTTCCGTACTAGAGCTATAATGTGATGGAGTGAATTTCCAGCACGACGAAGTTGGAGTGAATCTATAAAATTAACACTCCAACGCATAACTTGGTAAATGAGTGATAAAGTAGTTTGAGTGTGTGAATGAGAGAATACTTGAAATGATGTGTATTGTGCTTTATAAAAGCAGACGGTTAAAATTTTATCCATGAGATCTAATGCCTTATGCGAGTGACCGTTCAGTCAGATTCATCGGTGGGAAGTGTGTTCGGGGCTAGAATCTCGTACCTTCAACTTGGGTAGACCTCACCTGTTCTACACATCTTTCTTTCTGTGTGATGCTTGTTATTAGACTTTTCATTGGGGGCCTCACGAGATGGCCATAACAATTTTCCCTCAAGCCACTGTTCATATTTGAATAATGAGGATTTGTTGTGCCTTTATTTAGTCTGACTTCTGGAAGAAGGAAGTGAAAGAGTCTTGATGAGACATATGTAACATTGGGAATATGCGCATTAAATAAATTCCTGATGATTATAACGTTTAGCAGGGGGAACATCGACTTGTGGATTTATGCTTGACAACAATGATTTCTTCTATAACATAGATTATTCGAGTATTCAAGCCAATCTAATGTGAGATCTCGACAGTTGGTGTTGCAATTCATGCTTCCTACTATCTATTACTGAGGTTCATATGGTTGCCTTTGTTGTGATATATATGGGGAGCCCTAGACTTACCACCTCTCATTTCGTTGCTGGTGGATCTTAAGAACTTTTCTTTTATGCTTACAAATTTATTTATCTCCATTAAACGCTTGCGGCTATTTAGTGCTTCAACATATTTGTGACACCTTTTTTAAAGGAGTGTTTAATCAACAAGCTTTCAATTTTATCTCTTTTAATGAAACACCTAAAAACCTTTATCTCCTTCTTCATGTGTTTGCTTCGCTAGGGTTTCTGATGAAGGGGATTTTGAAGGAGAAATATGTCACCGATGGTGGGACATTGGGTGGTGATACCTACTCTAGAAACATGTTGGGTTTCTGGTATTTACAAAATTCATTGTTGTAAATGACTTTGATATGGAAGTGAATTTTTTTTATATCAGCTTTATGATTCTACTTACATCTGTTTCTCTTTATATTTTGACACGACTTTTAAATAAATAACTCTTGTCCAGGAACTCGGCACATGATAAAAGCACTATATAAAATAGACATTTTGTAACACCAATTTTACAACATCTCTGTGTTAACCGTGGTAATAGTTTATTTTTCGACGCTTTTTTTTTGGTATTTACTGAAGGACATGTCACAACGATCATATAGAACAACCGTAGTGAAATGTACATGAAGTGAAATGTGctacttatttatatataagcGAAATTATCTCTCGCTTAAGTACATAACAATCGTCTCTCCCAAAAAATAACCCCAACAATTCTTTCACTTGTATCTctcaaaatgaaaccctaacaACTTTGTCGACCGTCTCTCTCATATGAAAACCCCAAAATGAAACCATAACATCAAATCTTAACCAATGGGTATTTACAGGTTCGTTTTCACTATAGTTTTTTTTCATAACCTGTTTCAATAGGTTATAATTTCATTATATTTGAACtttctgtttgttttgacttGTATGTTATTTCAATAAAGAGGACAAAGCTAAAGTTAGCATTGCAAACTTGTGTCAAAGATCCAGAATGACATCCATTCAAGATAGACACAAGTTTGCGTCTCTAACTTTAACTTCATCCTTATTTCATTGTGGACACGCCATTATGGGACATGTATGATACATTTCTAAATCATTCTATGACTTGATATGtttgttgtttatggtttgttattgatgaatgttgttgctaatgtttgtttaaaagatgattttattatatattatatggTTTGAGTATTTTTCCAATTCCTTACCAAATAAATAACTTTTCAAACTGcattagaaaattataatatgataGATAAAGTTGTATTAGAAAATAAGTATACGTTCAATTCTTGACAAGAACTCTTCACACCGTTATCTGCACGTTGTTCTTTGACAGTTAAAGCTTGGCTTAGTGATTGTATTTCTTCAACCACCCCTCTCTCCACCTCTAATTTTGTTTGtaaaatattatttactttgcAAACAAAATTAGAGGCGGAGACTAGGGTGGTTGAATAACTACAATCACTAAACCAAGTTCTAACTGTTAAAGAGAAAAATGTGAATAAGGAGTCGAAGAACTCTTATCAAGCATTGAACATGAACttgttcttctaatataacttaaaTTGTCATATTATAATGTTTAAGTGCAGATTGAAAGGTTATACATTTAGTGAGAATTGCAAAAATAAGCATTCCATATGATTTATAATAAACTCAGGTGTATATATCACAATGGTTGTTTAGTACAACCGTTGTTAAATATTATGCATTAAAGAATATAACAATAGTTTTTTAAAATAACCTTTATGGTAGGTAGCAAGCTACATAGATACAATCAAGGTCGCATGACCGTGGTGGAAAACGTCATACATACAACCACATCTTACCTCACAACGGTTGGTTCAGCATGGTGGTATCCCTTTTCCAACTGTTGTGATATGTGTTTTTTAGTAGTAGTAAAGACAACTCATTCATGTGGGTCTATCAAGAGACATGAGATAATGTCTCTTCCTTCGCTGATAAGAGTGGTCGATCATGCCATCATAGAGGTGGATCCTTTCTCATACTAGGGGGTGCTTCCTCTTGAAGGGAATACAAGGATATACAACAAACATTATAGGTGTGTCATCCCTCTCCGTGAATTTCATATTTCTTTGATATGTTAGAGCATTCCTTTCAATGACTTTGAGATGGGTGTTCTTAATCACTTGACAATAGCTCCTTAGTAACTACACTAAGTGACTTGGCTTACATCAAAGAATTTCAATATTGGTGCGTGTATAAGAGTGTGACGACATTGCCGCTCTTTTTGCATCTCTCTAAAGCTTGACGTAGCTCTGTTGATTCATACGAAGTCAAGGTTTGATTTTTCTTTAGAAGAATAGTATAATGTTTGAGGTTTACTCTAAAAGCGTGAAGAAATTTAATATCTAGTATTACCTTTCCCCTAACCGAGGAGGCTCATGCTAGCATATGCAACATAGAGTTTGAGTCGCATTTTTGATGTTCAAATAAATTTTCCAAGTTTTGGCGTCAGGGTCATTTCTTTCCAGAGGGTCTTTTGTTTATAACTTAAACAACTTTATTGGTCATCTCTGGGGAACATTCCCGACCAAGGGTTGGTACCCCTTTCCTCCCCCAAGTTAGATAATGGTCTGCGGTCAACATAATAGGGACTCGCCTTTATGCTCTCGAGTGGCTAGCTACCAAGAGGTGGGGTGAGCCCCGAGTCACCACTTTGTTTTGTGGTCTTCATCCACGCGACTTCTACTTTGGGGTTTCAATTGCTTTGGCCTTACGATGGGAGAATTTGTAACATCACCCATATGTCGTGCATATCCTTATTGATCATAAGAAACACAATTTGTAAAAATTTATTTATTCTCATTCAAAAATATATTACAAAGATATTACATTATGATGCAGAGTGTATTTTATGTATATAACAAAAATGAAACTTAACCAAGCGACTAGGTCGCTGCTTATTCATCTCTAGACGTGTTCGTGCGTTGCACCATGCACAAATTTAACCTTTATCTGTAGCCTCCCTTTATACTTGTAAGATCAAAATGATTCATGTTATACTTGCACATCTCTTCCTTTGACGGCTTAATCGCCACTTGTTTCAGTTGCTTGGAAAGTGAGGTCATATTGACTTACGTCATATCCCCTTTATCTATCCCATTCTATTCTCATTGCAAAACCTTGTGTATCCTTCGTGTTGCTGACAAGCTAGAACATATCATTATTGGATCATTATGAATATTATGATACTTAATTTTCAAAAGACCAGAGAGGTCATCATGTCCAACATTGGCGCGAATGATCTGCCCTAGATGCAATTACAGATGTTTTTGCAAGGAAGCACTGGAGTTGTAGGTCAACCTTATAACACCTGGGGTTGAAGAGGGCGGGGAGTGGTCACCCTAATTCACATTGGAATGAGTGGATCCTGAGGTTGTGGAGGTATGGGGATGCATGGTTGAAGGATGGATTATAAGGATTGATTGGTACTACATATACCACCAAGAAGCATCTTATTTTtggtagcctaacaaataagaatTACATAGTTAAATGTGTTTAACTTGGATTAGTATTTGGATGTGTGACCTTCTGGGAATTTTGTCAGAAAGCAtgtgagtgaggacaaagcaTGATAAGAAGACCTatgttggtttgtggggtcagtcggtaaaAGTAGTTTAGGGTATTACAAATGGTATCAAAGCAGACTTCTCCTAGTACGATGTGGTTTGAGGATGAGCCAAGTAGAATttggtgggcatgtaacacccgaggccgaATAAGGTGGGGAGTGGTCTCCTGAACTCACATTGGAATGAGAGTGATCCCAAGGCTATGACGGTATGGGACTGCATTGTTCaaggaaggcttataaggatttATTGGTACTACCTATACTAGTAAGATGtatcttcttttcggtagcctgGAAAATAATTACTCTATAGTTAAATGtgtttgacttggagtagtatttggatgggtgaccttaTGGAGAGTTTCCTagaaagcgtgtgagtgaggataaagCATGTTGAAAAGATATGTGTTGATTTGTGGGGTCATTCGGTAATCCTGAAAGTAGTATGAGGCGCTACAAACCTTGATTGTGTGTCCCTTGCTCTAGGGTGACCATTAAATTAATATAACCCTAGGGGTAAATGACTGTGCCATTGAACGCTTGTAGGTCGGCTTGCTTATATGGCCACATCTTCTCCCTTTTTGCCCAAGTTTTCAAAAATATATGCATACAAGATGACACATGACCCCCCCCCCCCTGATAAGGATTCTAGACACATCAAAGTTGGCGATGGTTATTGTTTTGACCAAAGGGAAAACTTCATTTGGGATTTCACCTACTTTTTCACTCTCTTAGAATTCGAGAATAGGTCTCTCTGGTTTCCTTTTAGAGCTTGTTCCTTCCTCCTTTCTAACCTCCATCAGCTTGATGATCCTTCTTTTTATCACGCCTTTAGAGGGGTTTATTGTTTGATGAAGACCCCAGTAATGGATGCAATGTATTTACAATTTCCTTCATGTTTTTATTCTTCGTTGCCGATGTTGTCCTTCTTTCCTTTACCCCTGATGACAACCTCTATAGTTTTTTTTGGGACCCTTTTTCCCGGCGGGGTGATTGGTTTTTATTGTTGTTTTTCCATCTGCCTTAATCTTTCTTACAACCTCCCTCTTGGGTGTATCGGGTAAGTCCCCTATTTTTATTAGCTTCTTAATCCCATCCTTGTTGTGGTTGGTTACAAATATACATGTTGATACTCTTTATGGTGTAGTATGATTGTCGATGAAGACAATGAAAGCTTATGTGTTTTTTCAATCAAGGTGGAGATTGTTGGGGTTGATTGAAAATATACATATTGACGAAGCCCCACTCACTTAGTTTTGTGAATTAAGATAGAGTCCAAGGCTATATATATGATACAAGTTATTTAAAATCCCACATCTCTTGGTTTTATGAAGAAAGGAGTTCAAGGATATATAtgattcaagttcttcattccaaGTTGCACCAGTCAAAAGCACTTTAAGCTTGTATTTGACTTTATTTGTTCTCTTATACTCTTGTATTAGAGTGTTATGAGATAtagttaaatatttgttttggaGAGTATGGTTGTCTCGGGGGCCTGGGTTAGTTGAGAGTATATTATGTGTTGTAACAATTTTCACATAGTGTTATTGTCTAGTTGTCTATTGACAATGACCGTGGTTTTTTCTCTGGTTTTGGAGTTTCCATGTAATATTCTTGTGTTGTGATTGTGTTCCTATTTTTCTGTATACTTTACTTGTTTTTTTCCAATAACTGGTATCCGAGTTTTTGGTTCGATCCTGGATAAGTTTTCTTAGTATGCTCTGTGGTTGTAGTTTTGTTTGATCTACCACATCAGAAAAGAAGGGTTAGTATTGTTAAAGAGTTGTTGAGCTGCAGTAAAAAATTTAGTTGTGCAGTTTGGGCTAGAGAAAGTTGATGGAAGAATTTTTTTTAACTTGTGGAAAGTTTAAGTCAAAGATGTGTTGCTACAATCAAGATTACACAAGGTGCAAGACTATGTCTGTTGTTGAAGAGCTTCCTGCCAACAAGAAAGTTGCACCATAAGGTTTCAACCTGGTTTTTGACATGTGAAAATTCTTGAAGTGGTTTAGCTTCAAGTAAAGTATACTCTTATTTAGGTGGATTATGATAGTtttttaaaactatgattgtcggtgaagacaatgtGAGTTTCTTGGAGGGGTTTAGCTTCAAGTGATATTTATTCTTCATGATAAAGTATATGATTTTCAGTGATGAC from Lathyrus oleraceus cultivar Zhongwan6 chromosome 7, CAAS_Psat_ZW6_1.0, whole genome shotgun sequence encodes the following:
- the LOC127105079 gene encoding uncharacterized protein LOC127105079, yielding MKYTEITHFSHPQHKLRFEHNDIPFKCDGCKEIGIGSRYKCSICDYDLHTHCAIPSTSLYHPFYTKCTFQFMSTPPGNTARYCNACEKDINGFVYHCKSCGFDLHPCCAKLPMVLNDGETKLYLYRKVSSPCHRCGRKGRSWSYRSNCKSYNLHVACVREMLVENWQQLYMGHGRKVDRDIPSLENTMHAAAHSRGSKGKKVKKCCEIAGFAVQIVISAVLGDPTALIAGVVGAVMSRT